The DNA region GAACCAATATCCAAAACCTGTAATGCTGAAAGGTCACCAATAGTTTCCGGAAGAATTCTGAGATTTCTGGTATTATTTAAATTTAATTTTTTCAGTGATGCAAGATTTCCAATAGACTCAGGTAATGCCATTATAGATGAGTAGCTTAAATCAAGATTTGTGAGATTTGTGAGCCTGCCTATGGAATCCGGAAGTACCTCTATTTTTGATCCCGATAAATCAAGGGTGATAAGCTGCGAGAGCTTTCCGATACTCTCGGGCAGAACCTTTATTTCCGTTGATCTCAAATCAAGATTAGTAAGCTGTGTAAGATTGCTAATATCCGGCAATTCGATTATCGGACATTCATGTAAGTCTATTTCTCTTAGGGACGTACAATCATTTATTGAATACGGCAAAGACACTGTAAAATTACGAAAAGCTGCAAGGCTTTCTTCTGATGAATACCGGCCTATACAAGGTTGAATAATACGCAGTTTCTTTAACATTCCAAGTTTGCCAATTGATACCGGGAGATCCGATATCGGACACAGATTTATTGACAATGTTTCAAGTTTGTTCAGATTTCCAATCCACTCCGGTATTTTGGTTATTTTTAGATTGTAAAGATCCAATTCTTTTAGGCAAGGAAAATTTGCAAGCCATTCCGGCAGCGTGCGTATTTCAGCTACACCAATACTTAGTTTTTCCAGCAGCTTAAGGCTTTGAATCCAAACCGGGATTTGTGTTATCCCGGTATTCCATAGGTATACTATTTTTAATTTGTTCAGTATTTTCAGGCGGTCAGGGAATACTGTCAGGCCTTCCCCATGTAAAGTAAGTTCGGTTATACTTGTAGTGGTGAACCATAAATCGTCGAAGGATTCAAATAAAGATGCAAGCGATTCATTGGTTAGGTCATAAAAATTCAACGAAGATAATTTTCCTGTCCATTCAGGCATTTTTTTTATTCCCGTTGATCTAATGGTCATGCTGTTTAATGCAGGAAGGTTTTTAATACAATCCGGAATTATTGTTATATTTTCTCCGCACAATTCTATATGGGTAAA from Treponema primitia ZAS-2 includes:
- a CDS encoding leucine-rich repeat domain-containing protein gives rise to the protein MKGVDFSARMGISEYLKENTANLNLFSKTDESLAAEFKPYEGHWDELAQFTHIELCGENITIIPDCIKNLPALNSMTIRSTGIKKMPEWTGKLSSLNFYDLTNESLASLFESFDDLWFTTTSITELTLHGEGLTVFPDRLKILNKLKIVYLWNTGITQIPVWIQSLKLLEKLSIGVAEIRTLPEWLANFPCLKELDLYNLKITKIPEWIGNLNKLETLSINLCPISDLPVSIGKLGMLKKLRIIQPCIGRYSSEESLAAFRNFTVSLPYSINDCTSLREIDLHECPIIELPDISNLTQLTNLDLRSTEIKVLPESIGKLSQLITLDLSGSKIEVLPDSIGRLTNLTNLDLSYSSIMALPESIGNLASLKKLNLNNTRNLRILPETIGDLSALQVLDIGSFFSLHNEKTITILPETIGRLRSLKVLLLNDSDISSLPESIGELSSLKILYLNDTPITELPQSMEKLCSLEKLNLNGVKITELPLSIGNMKSLKILLLKDTDISSLPDSFVYLSSLEKLDLSGTKITHFPECISKLSTLASFRFSNGAFEEEKLFRGSSFLDDDYDFGSAMF